Proteins co-encoded in one Malus sylvestris chromosome 7, drMalSylv7.2, whole genome shotgun sequence genomic window:
- the LOC126630545 gene encoding lysine-specific demethylase JMJ29-like isoform X2, whose product MGKNPETSLGGNGGGSEKGERFLGIQSDGKNGRKRGRKRGRDLAGKGDWVAPTLKKHGGSCRRRARYLVAEKDVQGGGGGSENARTGSANGARNPTVGLGNEEDCGIGVLDLKEGEGQGGSGIGGEEFHGALGEERGTSEKVKGSARAVKKSVSAECVNKQSSKFVQEMSLSCHQCQRNDKGRVVRCRLCKRKRFCIPCIQSWYPQMSEDVIAEACPVCRGNCNCTVCLHKPSQYLRNLEFNISEDERVEHSMYLVQTLLPFLKRINAEQMTEMDMEATRQGLSISELKIQSSDCLEDERAYCNNCKTSIVDLHRSCPLCSYDLCLICCREIRDGRLLGAREEVIFKYINQGLDYLHGGKGDTVDLPSEVNTKCHAGSTYDWKANSDGSIVCPPENMDGCGHSFLELRCMFAENHVRELVKKAEGIAQTYKLMHVAGTSAHQCSCCNSVSGVDMSSNKLREAASREGSDDNYLYCPRATDIQHEDFKRFQCHWIRGEPVIVSNVLDTASGLSWEPSVMWRACRQKHTRHDKLKNNRHVNQVKVIDCLDWCELDINIRQFFTGYSKGRFDRQMWPQMLKLNDPSLDDSCQKRVPRHCAEFICCLPFKEYTHPCRGVLNLAVNFPMGCVKPDMGPKMYIAYGVSQELGRGDSATKLHYNCCDVVNILTNTTEVTLTPKQMETMKRLKKKHIEQNRREIFGNFQTVEENVDSNQPGDSGVSRLNGESFSEGSKSEKNIVGGALWDIFRREDVPKLNDYLQKHCKEFRHTFCCPVQQVIHPIHDQTFYLTMQHKRKLKEEYGIEPWTFIQKLGDAVLIPAGCPHQVRNLKPCIKVALEFVSPENVGECIRLTDEFRTLPKNHRAKEDKLEVKKMILHSVHQVVEKLDTNMRHGLGNEAVERPKKGEKRRKSKLLTRRPRKEGVKNRRSKVVEEQHSLRPLEQCRNLRAWREEESSGQQERMENEKVQVVEERSLPPIEQCRNVDAWREEESSRQQEGMEIEVQVVLEQQSSQPPVELGRIEHACRREEVGGQTEGSGDEEVAHGSEEQRFLLPALPPLEQCINVHEEESSGQQKGMEMEEVQVVEEQRAIPPLEQCRNVHAWREEESSGQQEGMEIEEVQVVLEQHTSQPPVELGRIEKACRREEAGGQTEGSGDEEEAQGSEEQRFLLPAHSTVQERSIGHAWRELEGGGQQQKGRAKGEESVAKKPPQSSQSEEEDDVIIVEKPPQSSEFAEGDDDVVIVEKPSQSSHSRVSRRTNVGLVTMVKYLDNLTERITHFEQTTEQRDRIQNPEFQHIRSELLTLASHLGYTTHPREPDIPPQLSQSPKEDCLPFLVYRRRSTG is encoded by the exons ATGgggaaaaacccagaaacaagcTTGGGGGGAAATGGCGGTGGTTCGGAGAAAGGTGAGCGATTTCTGGGAATTCAAAGTGATGGAAAAAATGGGAGGAAGCGTGGTAGGAAGAGAGGCAGAGATTTGGCGGGTAAAGGTGATTGGGTAGCTCCAACTTTGAAGAAACATGGCGGGTCGTGCAGGAGGAGGGCTAGATATTTGGTGGCTGAGAAAGATGTGCAAGGTGGTGGCGGAGGAAGCGAAAATGCCCGAACCGGTAGTGCAAATGGGGCTCGGAATCCTACAGTGGGTCTGGGGAACGAGGAAGATTGTGGGATTGGTGTGTTGGATTTGAAAGAAGGTGAAGGACAAGGGGGTAGTGGTATTGGTGGTGAGGAATTTCATGGAGCTTTGGGTGAGGAACGCGGTACAAGTGAGAAAGTCAAGGGGTCTGCAAGGGCAGTCAAGAAGTCTGTGAGTGCAGAATGCGTAAATAAGCAGAGTTCAAAA TTTGTTCAGGAGATGTCTTTGTCTTGCCATCAATGTCAGAGGAATGACAAGGGTAGGGTTGTTCGGTGCAGATTGTGTAAAAGAAAGCGGTTTTGTATCCCTTGCATACAATCTTG GTATCCTCAAATGTCAGAGGATGTCATTGCTGAGGCTTGTCCTGTATGCCGTGGCAATTGCAATTGCACAGTATGCTTACATAAACCTTCTCAG TATTTGAGGAACCTTGAATTCAACATTTCCGAAGATGAAAGGGTTGAGCACTCTATGTATTTGGTTCAAACATTGCTTCCATTCTTGAAAAGGATTAATGCTGAACAAATGACTGAGATGGACATGGAGGCTACAAGACAAG GGCTTTCTATTTCAGAGCTAAAGATACAAAGTTCAGACTGCCTTGAGGATGAGCGTGCATACTG CAACAACTGCAAAACTTCTATTGTTGATTTACACAGAAGCTGTCCTCTATGCTCATATGATCTTTGCCTCATCTGTTGCCGAGAAATTCGAGATGGACGCCTGCTGGGAGCTAGAGAGGAAGTGATTTTTAAGTATATCAATCAGGGCCTAGACTATTTGCATGGTGGAAAAGGGGATACCGTAGATCTGCCTTCTGAAGTTAACACCAAGTGTCATGCAGGGTCAACATATGACTGGAAAGCAAATTCAGATGGAAGCATTGTTTGCCCCCCAGAAAACATGGATGGTTGCGGTCATAGTTTTCTAGAATTGAGATGCATGTTTGCTGAAAATCACGTCAGAGAGTTGGTGAAGAAAGCTGAAGGAATCGCTCAAACTTACAAACTTATGCATGTGGCTGGAACTTCTGCACATCAGTGTTCATGTTGCAACTCTGTCAGTGGTGTTGACATGAGCAGCAATAAGTTAAGGGAAGCAGCTTCTCGAGAGGGATCGGATGACAACTATTTGTACTGTCCAAGAGCTACTGATATTCAACATGAAGATTTTAAGCGTTTTCAATGTCATTGGATCAGAGGTGAGCCTGTGATTGTGAGCAATGTGCTTGACACTGCATCAGGTTTAAGCTGGGAACCGTCGGTCATGTGGCGCGCTTGTCGTCAGAAACATACTAGGCATGATAAACTGAAAAATAATAGGCATGTCAATCAAGTGAAGGTCATTGATTGCTTGGATTGGTGTGAG CTAGATATCAATATCCGCCAATTTTTTACTGGATATTCAAAAGGCCGTTTTGATAGGCAAATGTGGCCTCAGATGCTGAAACTCAATGATCCATCCCTGGATGACTCTTGTCAGAAGCGCGTTCCTCGTCACTGTGCTGAGTTCATTTGTTGCTTGCCATTTAAGGAATATACTCACCCCTGCAGAGGCGTTTTGAACCTTGCTGTGAATTTTCCTATGGGATGTGTAAAGCCAGATATGGGGCCGAAGATGTATATTGCTTATGGTGTTTCCCAGGAGCTTGGACGTGGAGACTCTGCAACCAAGCTTCACTACAATTGCTGTGATGTG GTGAACATTTTGACAAATACTACTGAAGTGACCCTTACTCCCAAGCAAATGGAGACTATGAAAAGGTTGAAAAAGAAGCACATTGAACAAAACAGAAGGgaaatttttggaaattttcaGACCGTGGAAGAAAATGTTGATAGTAACCAGCCTGGCGATTCTGGTGTGTCTAGGttgaatggtgaaagtttttcAGAGGgttccaagtctgaaaagaatATAGTGGGTGGTGCTTTATGGGATATTTTCCGGCGTGAAGATGTTCCTAAGCTGAACGATTATCTCCAGAAGCACTGCAAGGAATTCAGGCATACTTTCTGTTGTCCAGTGCAGCAG GTTATTCATCCCATACATGACCAAACCTTTTATCTGACAATGCAGCACAAAAGGAAGCTGAAGGAAGAATATG GGATTGAACCGTGGACATTTATCCAGAAACTTGGAGATGCTGTTTTAATTCCTGCAGGATGTCCACACCAAGTGAGAAACTTGAAG CCATGCATTAAAGTTGCACTTGAATTTGTCTCGCCTGAAAATGTTGGTGAGTGCATTCGGTTGACCGATGAGTTCCGCACACTTCCAAAAAATCACAGGGCTAAAGAGGACAAATTGGAG gtaaagaaaatgattttgcaTTCTGTCCATCAGGTTGTGGAGAAGTTGGATACAAATATGAG ACATGGATTGGGAAATGAAGCTGTAGAAAGACcaaaaaaaggagagaagagGAGGAAGTCGAAGCTGTTGACAAGAAGGCCACGGAAGGAAGGGGTGAAGAATAGGAGGTCCAAAGTTGTTGAGGAGCAGCATTCACTGCGCCCTCTTGAACAATGCAGAAATTTACGTGCATGGAGAGAGGAAGAATCTTCCGGACAACAAGAAAGAATGGAAAACGAGAAGGTTCAAGTTGTAGAGGAGCGTTCACTGCCCCCTATTGAACAATGCAGAAATGTGGATGCATGGAGAGAGGAAGAATCTTCCAGACAACAAGAAGGAATGGAAATTGAGGTTCAAGTTGTTTTGGAGCAGCAGTCTTCACAGCCACCTGTTGAACTAGGTAGAATTGAACATGCATGCAGAAGGGAAGAAGTTGGAGGACAGACAGAAGGAAGTGGTGATGAGGAAGTGGCCCACGGATCCGAGGAGCAGCGATTCTTACTTCCTGCGCTGCCCCCTCTTGAACAATGCATAAATGTGCATGAGGAAGAATCTTCCGGACAACAAAAAGGAATGGAAATGGAGGAGGTTCAAGTTGTTGAGGAGCAGCGTGCAATACCCCCTCTTGAACAATGCAGAAATGTGCATGCATGGAGAGAGGAAGAATCTTCCGGACAACAAGAAGGAATGGAAATTGAGGAGGTTCAAGTTGTTTTGGAGCAGCACACTTCACAGCCACCTGTTGAACTAGGTAGAATAGAAAAGGCATGCAGAAGGGAAGAAGCTGGAGGACAGACAGAAGGAAGTGGTGATGAGGAAGAGGCGCAAGGATCCGAGGAGCAGCGATTCTTACTTCCTGCACATTCCACTGTTCAAGAGCGAAGCATTGGACATGCATGGAGAGAGCTAGAAGGTGGAGGACAACAACAAAAAGGAAGGGCAAAAGGGGAAGAGTCAGTTGCGAAGAAGCCTCCACAATCATCACAGTCTGAAGAAGAGGATGATGTGATTATTGTGGAGAAGCCTCCACAATCATCAGAGTTTGCAGAAGGAGATGATGACGTGGTTATTGTGGAGAAGCCTTCACAATCATCACATTCTCGAGTCTCTAGACGCACTAATGTTGGTCTTGTTACAATGGTGAAGTATCTCGATAACCTCACTGAGCGCATTACACATTTTGAACAGACAACTGAACAGAGGGATAGAATACAGAATCCTGAATTCCAGCATATCCGTTCAGAGCTTTTGACTTTAGCTTCCCATCTTGGTTACACAACTCACCCGAGAGAACCTGATATCCCACCACAATTGTCTCAGTCACCAAAAGAAGACTGTCTGCCTTTCCTTGTTTACCGAAGAAGATCCACCGGCTAA